One Pseudomonas tolaasii NCPPB 2192 genomic window carries:
- the secE gene encoding preprotein translocase subunit SecE, which translates to MTPKAEAQSSRFDLVKWLAVVVLVVVGVVGNQYYSASPILYRVLALLALAAVAAFVGLQTAKGKSFAVLVKEARTEIRKVVWPTRQETTQTTLIVVAVVLVMALLLWGLDSLLGWLVSLIVG; encoded by the coding sequence ATGACTCCTAAGGCTGAAGCTCAAAGCTCTCGTTTCGATCTGGTCAAGTGGCTCGCTGTAGTCGTCTTGGTGGTCGTAGGCGTTGTTGGCAATCAGTATTACTCTGCTTCGCCGATCCTGTACCGTGTGCTCGCATTGCTCGCTCTTGCTGCTGTTGCTGCCTTTGTGGGCTTGCAAACTGCTAAAGGCAAGTCTTTTGCGGTCCTGGTAAAGGAAGCTCGCACTGAAATCCGTAAAGTCGTTTGGCCGACTCGCCAAGAAACCACGCAGACCACGTTGATCGTTGTGGCTGTTGTTCTGGTTATGGCGTTGCTGTTGTGGGGTCTTGATTCCCTGCTCGGCTGGCTTGTTTCCTTGATTGTTGGCTAA